The following proteins are co-located in the Haloplanus sp. HW8-1 genome:
- a CDS encoding HalX domain-containing protein: MTGSPCVLVVEDEVELAELFAEWLSGDYEVRIATSGEEALERLDEDVEVVLLDRLMPGVSGDEVLERIRDRGFSVRVAMVTAVEPDFDVLEMGFDDYVVKPLFREDIRRLVRGLRKRGEYDRRLSTLFAAASKLAALESHKTEAELNGSEEYTRLKAEFERTAERVDELASGMDEGDFEAVFYDFDRVDL; encoded by the coding sequence ATGACCGGATCACCCTGCGTTCTCGTCGTCGAAGACGAGGTCGAACTGGCCGAACTGTTCGCCGAGTGGCTCTCCGGGGATTACGAGGTTCGCATCGCGACGAGCGGAGAGGAGGCGCTCGAACGACTCGACGAGGACGTGGAGGTGGTGTTGCTCGATCGGTTGATGCCCGGTGTCTCCGGCGACGAGGTACTCGAGCGGATCCGTGACCGGGGCTTCTCGGTCCGTGTCGCCATGGTGACCGCGGTCGAACCCGACTTCGACGTTCTGGAGATGGGGTTCGACGACTACGTGGTCAAACCGCTCTTCCGGGAGGACATCCGCCGGCTAGTCCGTGGCCTACGCAAACGCGGCGAGTACGACCGACGGCTTTCGACCCTCTTTGCCGCTGCCTCGAAGCTGGCTGCCCTCGAATCCCACAAAACCGAGGCGGAACTGAACGGAAGCGAGGAGTACACGCGACTCAAAGCCGAGTTCGAACGGACGGCCGAACGGGTCGACGAACTGGCGTCGGGCATGGACGAAGGTGACTTCGAGGCAGTGTTCTACGACTTCGACCGCGTCGACCTGTGA
- a CDS encoding DUF5795 family protein has protein sequence MSNRVVQGRMVTAERLAELIEGEPPMEADGIEDADRDCPDCAGDVLAVSYMPSVTELITGYKCQECDWSDTDR, from the coding sequence ATGTCAAATCGCGTCGTCCAGGGCCGCATGGTGACCGCCGAACGCCTGGCGGAACTGATCGAGGGCGAACCGCCCATGGAGGCCGACGGCATCGAGGACGCCGACCGTGACTGTCCGGACTGTGCCGGGGACGTCCTCGCAGTCTCGTATATGCCTTCGGTTACCGAACTGATCACCGGGTACAAATGCCAGGAGTGCGACTGGTCCGATACCGACCGATAA